One Actinomycetospora corticicola genomic window, TGCTCTGGGGGATCCTCAGCACGGAGACCCTGAGCTCGGTCTCCAGCGGGATGATCGGCGGGCTCATCAAGGGCGGGGGGTGGCTGTTCATCCTCGCGGCCACCGGCTTCGTGGTGTTCGCGCTCTGGCTCGCGTTCTCGAAGTTCGGGCGCATCAAGCTCGGCGGCGAGGACGAGCAGCCCGAGTTCCGCACCGTGTCGTGGATCGCGATGATGTTCTCGGCCGGCATGGGCATCGGGCTGATGTTCTACGGCGTCGCCGAGCCGCTGTCGTTCTTCACCAGCCCGCCGCCGGGGTCGGTGGCCGGTGGGGACCAGGTGGAGGCGCTGCGCACCGCGATGGCCACGTCGCTGTTCCACTGGACGTTGCACCCGTGGGCCATCTACGCGGTCGTGGGCCTGGCGATCGCCTACTCGACGTTCCGCAAGGGGCGCCGGCAGCTGATCAGCCAGGCGTTCATCCCGCTGATCGGCGAGAAGGCGGCCAACGGCACGCCCGGCCGGATCATCGACATCATCGCGATCTTCGCGACCGTGTTCGGCTCCGCGGCCTCGCTCGGCCTCGGTGCCCTGCAGATCGGCGGCGGCCTCGACGCGACGGGCTTCCTGCCCGACGCCGGCAACGAGGTGCTCGTCCCGATCATCATCGTCCTGACGGCGGCGTTCATCCTGTCCGCGGTCTCGGGCGTCGCCAAGGGCATCCAGTGGCTCTCGAACATCAACATGGTGCTCGCGGGCGTGCTGGCGCTGTTCGTGTTCGTCGTCGGCCCGACGGTGATCATCCTCGATCTGCTGCCCACCGCGGTCGGGGCGTACTTCTCGGAGTTCTTCGAGATGGTCGGGCGCACGGAGGCCACCGGCGGTGCGCCGATGCTCGACTGGCTCTCCTCGTGGACGGTCTTCTACTGGGCCTGGTGGATCTCCTGGACCCCGTTCGTCGGGATGTTCCTGGCCAAGATCAGCCGCGGCCGCACGATCCGCCAGTTCGTCGGCGGCGTCATCCTCGTGCCGAGCCTGGTCTCGCTGCTCTGGTTCGCGATCTTCGGCGGCACCGCGATCACCCAGCAGCAGGCCGGTCTGAACCCGGCGGCGGCCGACACCGAGACCCAGCTGTTCTCGGTACTCCAGGCCTACCCGCTGGCCACGGTCACCGGGATCCTGGTGATGGTGCTCGTCGCGATCTTCTTCGTCTCCGGCGCGGACGCCGCGTCGATCGTCACCGGCACGCTCTCGCAGCGCGGCACCGACGAGCCGAAGAAGTGGGTCGTCATCTTCTGGGGCGCCACGATGGGCCTGGTCGCGATGGTGATGCTGCTGGTCGGCGGCGAGGACGCGCTGTCCGGCCTGCAGAACCTGACGATCCTCGTCGCGGCGCCGTTCGTGGTCATCATGATCGCGCTGTGCGTCGCCCTCACCCGCGATCTCAACCACGACCCGGTCGTGCTCCGCGAGATCAAGGGCACCGAGGTGATCGAGCAGGCGATCGACTACGGCACCGACAAGCACGGGGACGACTTCTACCTGCGGGTGCAGTCGTTCCCGCCGGACGCCGACGGGCCGTGGCGCACGACGGGGGACGAGGCGGGGGAGCGCGTCACGTATGCCGACGTGCGTCGCAACGCCGATCCGTTCCGGGAGTCCGACGAGCCCGTGCCCGCGGACGCGCCGGGCCGCCCCGACGGGGACGGGATCGACGACACCCTGCAGGTGGGCCCGACGGGCGGCGCCGAGCGGGAGACCGCCGGGCGTCCGAGCGCCGACCGCGAGTAGGACGCGTAGCACCGTGGCCCGTCCCCGCACGTCGAGGGCGGGCCACGGTCGTGTCCGGCGCGGCCGCGAGGGTCACGTCAGGCAGCTTCTGCGGCCCGCGGGCATGTCTGGTGTGCATCTCGCGCCGGCGGGGTCCAGCAGCTCGGCGCCGAGGGTCACGTCAGGCAGCTTCCGCTGCCCGCGGGCATGCCTGGTGTGCACCTCGAGAACGGGGCGCGGGACCCGCCGTCAGGAACGGCAGCCCGAGCAGGTCCCGATGATCTCCACCGTGTGGTCGATCTGGGCGAACCCGTGCTCGACGGCCACCTTCTCCGCCCAGTGCTCGACGGCGGGTCCCTCCACCTCCACGGTGCGCCCGCAGACCCGGCACACGAGGTGGTGGTGGTGGGTGTCGGAGCAGCGGCGGTAGGAGGCTTCGCCGGCCGTCGTGCGCAGGACGTCGATCTCACCGGCGTCGGCGAGCGCCTGCAGGGTGCGGTAGACCGTGGTCAGCCCGATGCCCTCACCACGACGACGGAGCTCCTCGTGGATGTCCTGGGCGGAGCGGAAGTCGTCGAGCTCGTCGAGCAGGTCGCCGATCGCCGCGCGTTGGCGGGTCGACCGCTGCCCGGGGACGACGGTCGGCCGCGATTCAGAGACCACGGGTCGAGCTCCGCTGTGCTGCGTCTCCCGCACTCATGCGTCCTCCTGCACGTGTTCGACGGCGTCGACCACGATATGGGCCAGGTGATCGTCGACCAACCGGTACACCACCTCACGGCCGCGGCGCTCGCCCCGCACCACGCCGGCGGCCTTGAGCACCCGCAGGTGCTGGCTGATCAGCGGCTGCGTGACGCCGAGGGTGTCGACCAGCTCGTGCACGCACCGCGGCGAGTGCCGTAGCTGCATCACCACGGCGATCCGCACCGGGGCAGCGAGGGCGCGCAGCAGCTCCCCGGCCGCCTCCAGCGTGTCGGGCTGCAGCGGCGCCGGCGCCTCCGGGACGAGGGCGGCCTCGACCGGCACCTCCTCCGAGACCGTCATCGCAGCGCCACCCCGATCGTCACGAGCACCAGCACCACGAGGATCAGGCTGCGGGCCGCGCGCTCCGGTGGGGACAGGCGTCCCCACGTCGTGGCGAGCAGCACGGCCACGCCGACCACGAGCACCGCCAGCAGCAGCGCCCCGACGAAGCCGCCCACGAGCACTCCGGCGGCGAAGACGACGACCACCACCAGGAACGCCAGGACCGGTGACACGCGCGCCAGCGGCCCCGTCCCCGGCAGCAGGGGACGCCGCATGTTCCCCGGCATCCGTCGTGCGCGTCCGTTCGCCACGGCGCTCCTCTCCCGCGATGCTCGTCGACCTCCAGAATCCCATACTGACACCGGGTGTCGATAAGGTCCGCTCGTGCTCCTGGTCTGCCGCTTCCGTCCCACCGACGAGGACGAGTTCCTCACCCGTGCGCGGCGGGCGGTCGGGCTGCTGGCGGGCGGCCCGGAGTGCGAACGGGTCGAGCTCGCCCGCGCGGTCGAGGCACCGGGGGAGTGGGTGCTGGTCGCCGTGTTCACCTCGCTCACCGGCTACCGGCGCGCCCTGCAGCCCTTCGACGTGCGCGAGCACGTGGTGCCGTTCCTGTCCGAGGCGTCCACCGCGGACGAGGCCACCTTCGAGCGGCGCCTCACCGGCCTTCCTGACGGCGGGTGCGTCGAGCACGCGAGCATCCTCGGCTGAGGCCGGGCACGACCCGTCGTCGGGAAAGCGGCGCTCGATACGCTGGGTGGGCCACCGAGCAGCATCAGGAGAGACCGAAGTGCCCACCCCCACCGGCAGCGCCCGCATCGAGACCGTCGTGAACCTGTGCAAGCGCCGCGGGTTCGTCTTCCCCTCGGGGGAGATCTACGGCGGGACCCGGTCCGCCTGGGACTACGGCCCCCTGGGCGTGGAGCTCAAGGACAACATCAAGCGCCAGTGGTGGCGGTTCATGGTGCAGGGCCGCGACGACGTCGTCGGCCTCGACTCGAGCGTGATCCTGCCGCGCCAGGTGTGGGTCGCCTCCGGGCACGTGGACGTGTTCACCGACCCGTTGGTCGAGTGCACGAACTGCCACCGCCGCTACCGCGCCGACCAGCTCGCCGAGGACTTCGCCGAGCGCACCGGCGGCCCGTCGCTGGAGACGGTCGACGCCGAGGGCAAGGTCGGCTACGACCTCTCGACGGTGCCCTGCCCGAACTGCGGCGTCCGCGGCCAGTACACCGCCCCGCGCGAGTTCAACATGATGCTCAAGACCTACCTCGGCCCCGTGGAGTCCGAGGAGGGCCTGCACTACCTGCGCCCGGAGACCGCGCAGGGCATCTTCGTGAACTTCGCGAACGTCATGTCGACCGCGCGCAAGAAGCCGCCGTTCGGCATCGGCCAGATCGGCAAGAGCTTCCGCAACGAGATCACGCCGGGCAACTTCATCTTCCGCACGCGCGAGTTCGAGCAGATGGAGATGGAGTTCTTCGTCGAGCCGGGCTCCGACGAGCAGTGGCACCAGTACTGGATCGACGAGCGCACCCGCTGGTACACCGAGCTGGGGATCGCGCCGGAGAACCTGCGCCACTACGAGCACCCCAAGGAGAAGCTCTCCCACTACTCCAAGCGCACGGTGGACGTGGAGTACAAGTTCCAGTTCAACGCCGGCCAGGAGTGGGGCGAGCTCGAGGGCATCGCGAACCGCACCGACTTCGACCTCACCACGCACTCGAACCACTCGGGTGTCGACCTGTCCTACTACGACCAGGCCACCGACTCGCGGTACCGGCCCTACGTCATCGAGCCGGCCGCGGGCGTCGGGCGCCCGATGATGGCGTTCCTGCTCGAGGCCTACACCGAGGACGAGGCGCCGAACGCCAAGGGAGGGGTCGACAAGCGCACGGTGCTCAAGCTCGACCCGCGCCTGTCGCCGGTCAAGGCGGCCGTGCTGCCGCTGAGCCGCAACGCCGACCTCTCGCCGGTCGCCCGCGACGTGGCCGCCCGCCTGCGCCAGCACTGGAACGTCGACTTCGACGACGCCGGGGCCATCGGCCGCCGCTACCGTCGCCAGGACGAGATCGGCACGCCGTTCTGCGTCACCGTCGACTTCGACTCGATGGAGGACCGCGCGGCCACCGTGCGCCACCGCGACGCGATGACCCAGGAGCGGGTCTCCTTCGACCAGATCGAGGGCTACCTCGCCGCGCGGCTCATCGGCTGCT contains:
- a CDS encoding BCCT family transporter, which translates into the protein MTQQQESPPGKSPEEQGGTAADAKGVPIDKVVFGVGASLAVVFVLWGILSTETLSSVSSGMIGGLIKGGGWLFILAATGFVVFALWLAFSKFGRIKLGGEDEQPEFRTVSWIAMMFSAGMGIGLMFYGVAEPLSFFTSPPPGSVAGGDQVEALRTAMATSLFHWTLHPWAIYAVVGLAIAYSTFRKGRRQLISQAFIPLIGEKAANGTPGRIIDIIAIFATVFGSAASLGLGALQIGGGLDATGFLPDAGNEVLVPIIIVLTAAFILSAVSGVAKGIQWLSNINMVLAGVLALFVFVVGPTVIILDLLPTAVGAYFSEFFEMVGRTEATGGAPMLDWLSSWTVFYWAWWISWTPFVGMFLAKISRGRTIRQFVGGVILVPSLVSLLWFAIFGGTAITQQQAGLNPAAADTETQLFSVLQAYPLATVTGILVMVLVAIFFVSGADAASIVTGTLSQRGTDEPKKWVVIFWGATMGLVAMVMLLVGGEDALSGLQNLTILVAAPFVVIMIALCVALTRDLNHDPVVLREIKGTEVIEQAIDYGTDKHGDDFYLRVQSFPPDADGPWRTTGDEAGERVTYADVRRNADPFRESDEPVPADAPGRPDGDGIDDTLQVGPTGGAERETAGRPSADRE
- a CDS encoding glycine--tRNA ligase, coding for MPTPTGSARIETVVNLCKRRGFVFPSGEIYGGTRSAWDYGPLGVELKDNIKRQWWRFMVQGRDDVVGLDSSVILPRQVWVASGHVDVFTDPLVECTNCHRRYRADQLAEDFAERTGGPSLETVDAEGKVGYDLSTVPCPNCGVRGQYTAPREFNMMLKTYLGPVESEEGLHYLRPETAQGIFVNFANVMSTARKKPPFGIGQIGKSFRNEITPGNFIFRTREFEQMEMEFFVEPGSDEQWHQYWIDERTRWYTELGIAPENLRHYEHPKEKLSHYSKRTVDVEYKFQFNAGQEWGELEGIANRTDFDLTTHSNHSGVDLSYYDQATDSRYRPYVIEPAAGVGRPMMAFLLEAYTEDEAPNAKGGVDKRTVLKLDPRLSPVKAAVLPLSRNADLSPVARDVAARLRQHWNVDFDDAGAIGRRYRRQDEIGTPFCVTVDFDSMEDRAATVRHRDAMTQERVSFDQIEGYLAARLIGC
- a CDS encoding transcriptional repressor; translation: MVSESRPTVVPGQRSTRQRAAIGDLLDELDDFRSAQDIHEELRRRGEGIGLTTVYRTLQALADAGEIDVLRTTAGEASYRRCSDTHHHHLVCRVCGRTVEVEGPAVEHWAEKVAVEHGFAQIDHTVEIIGTCSGCRS
- a CDS encoding ArsR/SmtB family transcription factor, with translation MTVSEEVPVEAALVPEAPAPLQPDTLEAAGELLRALAAPVRIAVVMQLRHSPRCVHELVDTLGVTQPLISQHLRVLKAAGVVRGERRGREVVYRLVDDHLAHIVVDAVEHVQEDA
- a CDS encoding DUF6703 family protein, whose product is MANGRARRMPGNMRRPLLPGTGPLARVSPVLAFLVVVVVFAAGVLVGGFVGALLLAVLVVGVAVLLATTWGRLSPPERAARSLILVVLVLVTIGVALR
- a CDS encoding antibiotic biosynthesis monooxygenase, producing the protein MLLVCRFRPTDEDEFLTRARRAVGLLAGGPECERVELARAVEAPGEWVLVAVFTSLTGYRRALQPFDVREHVVPFLSEASTADEATFERRLTGLPDGGCVEHASILG